The nucleotide window aGGTAAATGCGGGttataactttatttattttaatttttaaattattattgactatttagagtatttctttaatgtcctaagtcattaggacattacaaacttttatagtactcctaacattttttaagccatttttttaaaattgttttgcaTAGAATAAAGGACATTTTTAGCCATTTTAAGCCATTTTAAGCCATtttctatgcaaaataatttttaaaaaaatggcttaaaaaatgttaggagtaatataaaagtttgtaatattctagtaatttaggtaaatactggttataactatatttattttaatttttaaattattgttgactATGTAGAGCATTTCTTTAATATTCTAAGTCATTaggacattacaaatttttataatacttctAACATCTTTaaagctatttttttaaattattttgtataaaataaaatatttttttgtggtataatttaaataaatttattaaaaaaattataaaaaaatattccgGTGTAGTTCGAATTAATCCACTTCAAATTACGTTGAATGACGTGCATGAAAGTAGTTAGAATCAACTTGATTCAAATTACATGTTGCTTCCTAATTCAAATCAGCTGGATTCGAATTATGTTGCTTTGAGTGTCAGtgagtaattcgaattacataCAATCCAAGTTCGAAGCAGGTAGGTTCGAACTACATGTAAATATGATTTAGTTTATTGATGAATAAGATTTTACTTTGGTTGATttgtgtaaaattattttttctttggcttatttatgttttttgtcCTTTAATTTATATTGAGTTTAATAAACAGCCAATTGTAACTATTGTATAGATACTTCATTAACTCTTTAGCggaattcatattaaaattaatcattaaaatcaattattaatataaaaaatatatatatataaaattaaattatacatatatttataaaaaatatataatgactaattttagtatacagatagtatttttatttttatttatttttcttttacctaatttattttctctcctTCTTTATTAGACCGTACCAATTTTCCTTCACcacacaaattaaagaaacaagaaaataatgattctttatattttatatgaaaagaatatatattaaaaataaaattggatacactaacacgtgatggtatttaggtgtgtccaaatgttttcaaaaaaaaattttattttttattaagacacaattaaataaaacagaCACACATATCAAACAAATATTAATGAGTATTGTATCCAAAATATATCCAACATGCAAATACTACAATAACTCAACAAAGTGTCTTGCTCCATTGGCATGCTCTAATGAATAAACACATTTAATTTTTCACGGTTTCTTCTACGCAAAGTAGTCATCaccattaaaataattaaaccttcgTGCCCCACCTTCCCTCTTTTGCTTTTTCTAATCTAGTAACTCTATGTGAACCATGTGAACCTTTAATTCATGCATGTTGTTAACATATAAGCTATAGCGTTAATTAGATTGAGCAATTgctaatatataatttgatagTTTAGATATCTCCTTAATTAATGTAAATAATTTTCACATAGAACCCCGGAAGAAAAAAGATCAGAGACGAAGTTTAAAAACTTGCACAAAAATAAATCCATTCATAATTTATTTACTGACTATCCAATTTTACAATTAGCCAATCGCCTATGCGACAAAAATCAATGAGTTGTTCTCTCGAATTAATTAAAGTTGTGTTAGCCATCAATCATGAAACAATCAAACATATTGAGATGGCTTGATACTAATTATCCAGCATTATTACACACCTTTAGTTTTCATAGTTTTTCACCCAATTTCACCTTCTTagtttcactttttcacatataTCCTATACACAAGACAATTAAGAATGACGTAAGTCTACTATACTTCCTACTCGTCAGTCCAAACACAATTACAAAAAGATTAATGGAGTTTAGGTTAACTCTAATTTTGAACATGCATTGACGTCATTATCACGTGGGTCTGATAAGGAcattacaaaatacaaatatattcGTCCATATAATAATGGGCTTATACCATATACtttgtaaaataaatacatcCGATCCAATAATTActtaaagaataagaaaagcatgtattaattttgtttgttcATTTATGGAATAAAATCCATTTCATTAATAAATAATGGATTGTATTTAGCAAACTCCTTTTAATTTGATTACATATACACGGCTGGTTCTGTTATTTCCGTTATATGTTTTCCGCGACAATGATCACCACCTTTGCAAAAGTGCCTTGTTTATCGCTGAGCTAGGTGCGTGCGTTACAATGCCATTTTTCTGCTTCGAATTTAGATTCACATAATAGAAGTTATTGTTGCAATCTCTATCTATTTGTCTATTATTACATGTGCCTTTCACGTTTCAATTCTTAATCTTAGCTCTTTTTTTCAGACAGTACATTGCGTTACATTTCTTCAATTTTGTTGGTTACGGGGCATTGATCCCGGAGACctgaagaaaataaaaggatacAAATTTTGATTCCATAATGGTACGAAATGATCATACACTTTATGCATGAAAAATGCTAGTTTTGATCTGGGTTTTTGCtggaaggaagaaaagaaggttGTATATACTATATTGAGTTAGAATTAGAATCAGAAGAAAGCAGAGAAATTGAGTAGGTAGGTGAATTCCAGAAACAATGAGTGTCACCGGGAAGAAAATGACCAAACAGTTAACAGGGAAAAGGGATGATACCCATTTGCATTCTGCAGCAAGATCAGGGAGTCTCTCTGTACTAAGGGAGACCCTTACTGGTATAGAAGATCAGGAGGAACTCCATGAGCTATTGGCAAGGCAGAACCAAGATGGTGAAACACCTCTTTATGTTGCTGCTGAATATGGTTATGTTGATCTGGTTAGGGAGTTGATTCAACTTTATGATCTTGCTGATGCTGGAATCAAAGCTAGGAATGGTTTTGATGCATTGCATATTGCTGCCAAACAAGGGGATTTAGGTCTGTATCTCTGTTCCTTTTTAATTATCCATAGTAATTAGTAAGACTATATTGTTAGGTTTGTGAATAAATGTTCTTAGGCACTAGGATTGTTCCTTTTTGCAGATATAGTGAAGATCCTTATGGAAGCTCATCCTGAGTTATCAATGACTGTGGATCAATCTAACACCACAGCATTGCACACGGCGGCGACACAAGGGTACGTTGAGATAGTGAAGCTCCTCTTGGAAGCAGGAAAAGGCTTGGCAACCATTGCCAAGAGCAATGGGAAAACAGCTTTGCATTCTGCTGCAAGGAATGGACATGTTGCAGTTGTGAAAGTGCTTCTTGAGCAGGACAGAGAGATTGCAACTCGAATCGATAAGAAGAGGCAGACGGCGCTTCATATGGCGGTGAAGGGACAGAATCTTGAGGTGGTGGAGGAGCTGATCAAAGGAGATCCATCAACTATAAACTTTGTTGACAATAAGGGGAACACACCATTGCATATAGCATCTAGAAAGGGCAGGGCTCAGGTAAATATATAACTTGATATCAACATAGAAAGACAATCCCCATTTGGCtttaatttgatttgtttgCACAGATTGTAAAGAAGCTTCTTGAGcagaaagaaacaaacaaaaaagttgTTAACAGGTCTGGTGAGACTGCATTAGACACTGCTGAAAAAATGGGGAACCATGATGTTAAGAATATTCTGTTAGAACACGGCGTTGTGAACGCCAATGCCTTAGTAAAGTCCCAAGGAATTACGGCCACAACCACAGCCACAGCCACAACCGCAACCACGTCGGCCAGGGAGCTAAAACAAACTGTGAGTGACATCAAACATGAGGTCCACAACCAGTTAGAGCACACCCGACAAACGCGAAAGCGGGTGCAAGGCATAGCAAAGAGAATCAACAAGATGCACCAAGAAGGCCTGAACAATGCAATAAACTCAACAACCGTGGTGGCAGTGCTAATTGCAACGGTGGCATTCGCGGCGATCTTCACAGTCCCGGGGCAGTTTGTTGATGATCCAAACGATGTCCCTGAAGGGTCAACACTTGGTGAAGCAAACATAGCACCACAGGGTGCATTCTTGATCTTCTTTGtgtttgattcaattgcactTTTCATATCTCTTGCTGTGGTTGTGGTTCAAACTTCGGTGGTGGTTATAGAGAGCAAAGCAAAGAAGCAAATGATGGCTATAATAAACAAGCTAATGTGGTTGGCTTGTGTGCTTATAACTGTTTCATTCTTGGCATtggcttttgttgttgttgggaAACAAGAGATGTGGCTTGCTATTTCGGTTACTGTTATTGGGACAACAATAATGGTTACAACCTTGGGGACTATGTGTTATTGGGTTATTAAGCACCGTATTCAGGCCTCTAATTTGAAGAACATAAGGAGATCTTCCATGGATACAAATAAGACTAAGTCTTCTTCAGTCACTGCTTACTCCGATTCTGAACTACTAAACAGAATGTATGCCATTTAGAACTTATTATGCCTTTAATTTATGCAGCTACAGctatatcttatcttataaTATAACTCAAATCCAAATCATACTAGTAAGTTAATAGCCTTTTTCAACCAATGATAAACAATACTTGCTaacagtaaaaataaaaatatgtgaatattcaccaaacaaaaatataacgtTAACAAAATGACATGcataatattaaaaaacttaaTCAAACATATTAAATCACAATTCTCGACTACGATCTTTGTATGGAGACATTTCATATGAGTATATATGATTGAAACCTATGAAGTATGGATACTTTTTCTTCGGACACATTTTGGACATGATACTGTATCTAatcgtgtcttaataaaaaataaaaaaattttgtctgGACACACTTGTACACATCTAAATACTATCACGTGTCAACATGTctaatcttattcttaacatataattttaaaataaatttagcaatagtatatattattatttattaaaaaaatttaaatactttatataattaaaataagatattaaaaataattaaaaaataatttatgttttaatatcaaaaaaatataaaaatattattataatttatctaaaaaatattttatattttatatgtatatatattctcGCAtcgtataaaattttaaaatttttgtatcgGTATGTCCCGTATCGTCTTCGTGTCAAACTGTCAGTATCACCCTGCATCATGAAACATATTTTGAgaaagaaattttttatatgaactttgtttttccttataaagtaagtttaattttttttcacaatctTAATGGGCCAATTGGGCCTAAATGGAAAGGAAGAAGTCAATGGCATGTTTTAGCAAGCCCATAAAATGTTTCTCTTGTATGACATGACACATCTACATTTCCCAGCCTCGCCCACTTCATGACAAGGAAAGGAATACTCCCCGGCTCCCCCATTTGGAACTGTCCATTCTTGAGGTTCTTTCATCTTTGAAACATTATAATATAGTCATGTATGCAGATATGCAAACGGATGCTCTGATTGGTTGGCAAAAGAAAGTGttaagagaagagaagggatTAAGTTCTTACACTCTCTCCCTGATAGTCTGATTCCTCCTCTTCGAGATGATGTAAAAGGAGTTTATACTCGTTCAATTTAGCTtgtagcttttttttttctttttgggctTAGGCC belongs to Arachis duranensis cultivar V14167 chromosome 8, aradu.V14167.gnm2.J7QH, whole genome shotgun sequence and includes:
- the LOC107461595 gene encoding ankyrin repeat-containing protein At5g02620, which gives rise to MTKQLTGKRDDTHLHSAARSGSLSVLRETLTGIEDQEELHELLARQNQDGETPLYVAAEYGYVDLVRELIQLYDLADAGIKARNGFDALHIAAKQGDLDIVKILMEAHPELSMTVDQSNTTALHTAATQGYVEIVKLLLEAGKGLATIAKSNGKTALHSAARNGHVAVVKVLLEQDREIATRIDKKRQTALHMAVKGQNLEVVEELIKGDPSTINFVDNKGNTPLHIASRKGRAQIVKKLLEQKETNKKVVNRSGETALDTAEKMGNHDVKNILLEHGVVNANALVKSQGITATTTATATTATTSARELKQTVSDIKHEVHNQLEHTRQTRKRVQGIAKRINKMHQEGLNNAINSTTVVAVLIATVAFAAIFTVPGQFVDDPNDVPEGSTLGEANIAPQGAFLIFFVFDSIALFISLAVVVVQTSVVVIESKAKKQMMAIINKLMWLACVLITVSFLALAFVVVGKQEMWLAISVTVIGTTIMVTTLGTMCYWVIKHRIQASNLKNIRRSSMDTNKTKSSSVTAYSDSELLNRMYAI